The following proteins come from a genomic window of Palaemon carinicauda isolate YSFRI2023 chromosome 12, ASM3689809v2, whole genome shotgun sequence:
- the LOC137651250 gene encoding cytochrome P450 3A41-like produces the protein MLMVTVSLLVLFVVSVWLYGRHKYSYWAKRGILTPPITPLLGHLDRIGSTKQGRWMFDIEVYQKYSRNGLAGGYMMLSPFLYVCEPEMIRSIFIKDFDHFTDRQVFKSPNKKDQCMNDMLTNVNGEQWKKLRAIMSPTFTSGKMKNLFHLVCEKADALVAYSLAESTKKPFLNMKHNFGRFTIDTIASCAFGVECNSLVDENAEFPKKADPFFEIGFFRMIIFLMFGIAPKLFSILGLSLFPKETQFFKNVVEETLAARRKGTKRGDFLDLLLEAQSGEDLGDPSKKKVLEDDTIIAQCVLFIIAGYDTSSTTLAFAAYELAKNSDKQQLLREEIQDAISQNNGMTYQAIMESKYLEACISETLRKYPPAPMLERICSKDYRIPGTDLTVPKALSVQVPVYAIHHDEKFWPEPEVFKPERFLPENKNDLTNYTYMPFGLGPRNCLAMRFAQMEAKVALAKLVLAAELTLAPGHEELVLSTGFALLKPQKVNLVLNPLNEE, from the exons ATGCTCATGGTAACAGTGTCCCTGCTGGTCCTTTTCGTGGTTTCTGTGTGGCTCTATGGCAGACATAAATACAGTTATTGGGCAAAACGTGGGATATTAACTCCGCCCATAACCCCCCTCCTAGGTCATCTTGACAGAATTGGATCCACAAAGCAAGGACGGTGGATGTTTGATATTGAG GTTTACCAGAAATACTCCAGAAATGGGTTGGCTGGAGGGTATATGATGCTCTCTCCTTTTCTCTACGTATGTGAGCCAGAGATGATAAGAAGTATTTTTATCAAGGACTTTGACCACTTCACAGATCGGCAAGTCTTCAAATCTCCAAATAAGAAAGATCAGTGCATGAATGACATGCTTACAAATGTAAATGGAGAGCAATGGAAAAAATTGCGAGCAATCATGTCTCCAACATTTACTTCGGGGAAAATGAAAAACCTGTTTCACCTTGTTTGTGAGAAAGCAGATGCTCTTGTGGCTTATAGTCTAGCAGAGAGTACAAAGAAACCATTTCTAAACATGAAGCATAATTTTGGAAGGTTTACCATCGACACTATAGCTTCTTGTGCCTTTGGAGTAGAATGCAATTCGCTTGTTGATGAGAATGCCGAATTTCCAAAAAAGGCCGACCCTTTCTTTGAGATTGGTTTCTTCAGGAtgataattttccttatgtttggAATAGCTccgaaattattttcaattttagggCTCAGTCTGTTTCCCAAAGAGACACAGTTCTTTAAGAATGTTGTTGAAGAGACTTTAGCTGCAAGAAGGAAAGGAACTAAAAGAGGAGATTTTTTGGATCTACTCCTCGAGGCACAGTCAGGGGAAGATTTAGGTGACCCTTCCAAAAAGAAAG TTCTAGAAGATGACACCATTATAGCCCAGTGTGTGTTGTTCATTATTGCTGGGTACGACACTTCATCCACAACCTTAGCTTTTGCTGCATATGAGCTGGCAAAGAACTCGGATAAACAACAACTCCTTCGTGAAGAGATACAGGATGCCATCAGCCAAAACAATGGCATGACATACCAAGCCATTATGGAATCAAAGTACCTGGAGGCCTGCATTTCAG AAACATTAAGGAAGTATCCACCTGCACCAATGCTTGAGAGAATATGCTCGAAAGACTATCG AATTCCAGGAACTGATTTGACAGTTCCTAAGGCTCTAAGTGTCCAGGTGCCCGTCTATGCCATCCACCATGATGAGAAATTCTGGCCAGAACCGGAAGTTTTCAAACCGGAACGCTTCCTACCAGAGAACAAGAATGACTTGACGAATTACACCTACATGCCATTTGGCTTGGGTCCCAGAAACTGTCTTG CTATGCGGTTTGCCCAAATGGAAGCGAAAGTGGCTCTGGCAAAGCTAGTCCTGGCAGCAGAGTTGACACTTGCTCCAGGTCATGAAGAATTGGTGTTGTCCACTGGATTTGCACTTCTGAAACCCCAGAAGGTTAATCTTGTTCTTAATCCGTTGAATGAAGAGTGA